A stretch of the Pangasianodon hypophthalmus isolate fPanHyp1 chromosome 28, fPanHyp1.pri, whole genome shotgun sequence genome encodes the following:
- the sh3d19 gene encoding SH3 domain-containing protein 19, producing MAALHGERNIRSKIQEFEKQISTDEISIPTPRPRNTTRPALAPKPSMTQRAFISSTTEEETNTQTWPDNNYEEVIRTNSTPVPPSPAQRPQIPRKLSLNSSDQFKAQPLIKPPPQLPSRPSLRRGRTLNSQDEDAVFNTSPFSPRAVHSVINHCSTKENEYVDAPVSHVPSNLAQAATFTDAVSRKPTIIRVPSRQEQEVSDCFPPAFPVQRSIGGLSSSLRCKDSFSSVCDPVLPRPVGGKTPPRRPPPAKPAPGRPPPPRRDSIVRNSTLQSQHSTKVRHNLSKKTPVLPPRPNPGHRLYNKYTLEIPHGIAEYDYNGMHTGELSFQKNEVLVLLNQTDSQTFECQVGNAKGTVQKSYMKIITPLSNYSYRDADPVRKESTSRQAFTNSVENGTLQVQALYDFTPEGPGELGLKAGDIINNVEQLDGEWYLGTSRGITGFFPINYVKTLPGQPAAPHIPAPAPVPAPTPAPAPSTLQRVSGPRCVARFDFEGEHGDELSFTEGQVIRLLEYMGEEWARGEIGGHVGIFPLNFVEVMEDLPPSPAKNQIRVPLPGMAASNNMQTPASTHNQACGVEYVKALYDFTAQTDGDLSFLRGDVIEVIEHIDEEWSHGRLNGREGLFPTSFTQTHTGGYSHR from the exons ATGGCTGCCCTTCACGGTGAGCGCAACATCCGCTCTAAGATCCAGGAATTTGAGAAACAGATTAGCACTGATGAGATCAGCATCCCGACGCCACGACCCCGAAACACGACACGGCCAGCCTTGGCGCCGAAACCCTCCATGACCCAGCGAGCCTTCATCAGCAGcaccacagaagaagaaacaaacacacagacctgGCCAGATAATAACTATGAGGAGGTTATTAGAACAAACAGCACTCCAGTGCCTCCATCTCCAGCCCAGAGACCACAGATACCTAGAAAACTCTCGTTGAACTCTAGCGATCAGTTTAAAGCCCAACCTCTGATTAAACCTCCTCCTCAGCTCCCGTCTCGACCCTCGCTGCGGAGAGGTAGAACTCTAAACTCCCAGGACGAGGATGCTGTTTTCAACACTTCTCCGTTTTCTCCACGCGCAGTACATTCAGTCATCAATCACTGCAGCACCAAGGAGAACGAATACGTGGATGCTCCTGTTA GTCACGTTCCCTCTAACCTGGCCCAGGCTGCCACTTTCACCGACGCAGTGAGTCGGAAACCGACCATCATCCGAGTTCCCAGCAGAC aggaacaggaagtgtCTGATTGTTTCCCTCCTGCATTTCCTGTTCAGAGATCTATAGGAGGCCTTTCATCCTCCCTCAGATGCAAG GACTCGTTCAGTAGCGTGTGTGATCCGGTTCTGCCTCG CCCTGTTGGGGGTAAAACGCCACCCCGTCGCCCCCCTCCTGCTAAACCTGCCCCGGGACGTCCTCCTCCACCCCGGAGAGACAGCATCGTGCGTAACTCCACGCTACAGTCACAACACTCCACCAAAGTGAGGCATAATTTATCGAAGAAAACGCctgtgcttcctccgagacctAATCCTGGACATCGCCTCTACAACAAATACACA CTGGAAATCCCTCACGGCATCGCTGAGTACGACTACAACGGCATGCACACTGGAGAGCTCTCCTTTCAG AAAAACGAAGTGCTGGTTCTGCTAAACCAAACAGACAGCCAAACGTTCGAGTGCCAAGTAGGAAATGCGAAAGGAACCGTGCAGAAATCTTATATGAAGATCATCACACCGCTATCGAACTACTCTTATCGTGATGCCGATCCAGTGCGCAAG GAGAGCACTTCACGTCAGGCGTTCACCAATTCAGTGGAAAACGGCACTCTGCAGGTTCAAGCACTTTATGACTTCACTCCAG AGGGTCCTGGAGAACTCGGGCTGAAGGCTGGAGACATCATTAATAACGTAGAGCAGTTAGACGGCGAATGGTATTTGGGAACATCCAGAGGGATCACAGGTTTCTTCCCCATCAACTACGTCAAAACTCTG CCTGGGCAGCCTGCAGCTCCACATATTCCTGCGCCTGCGCCTGTGCCTGCACCTACGCCTGCGCCTGCGCCTTCTACACTTCAGAGAGTCAG tggccCACGGTGTGTGGCGAGGTTTGACTTTGAGGGCGAGCACGGCGATGAGCTCTCATTTACTGAAGGCCAAGTGATCCGACTCCTGGAGTACATGGGAGAGGAGTGGGCTCGAGGCGAGATCGGCGGCCATGTTGGAATTTTCCCCCTCAACTTTGTGGAAGTGATGGAGGATCTTCCACCTTCACCTGCAAAGAACCAGATCAGGGTTCCTCTGCCTG gGATGGCTGCCTCAAACAACATGCAAACTCCTGCTTCAACACATAATCag gcATGTGGAGTGGAGTATGTCAAGGCTCTGTATGACTTCACGGCGCAGACAGATGGTGATCTGTCGTTCCTTAGAGGTGACGTGATCGAAGTGATAGAACACATTGATGAAGAATGGAGTCATGGAAGACTGAATGGCAGAGAGGGGTTATTCCCTACGTccttcacacagacacacacag GTGGATACTCACACCGCTAA